A genomic window from Clostridium aceticum includes:
- a CDS encoding HD-GYP domain-containing protein yields MNKKDLDISLLDLTLMVSNAIDLISPVLNNHHKQVAYIAYNIGKELELSNKNRNELVIASLLHDIGCLNLGDRISALEFESENAYRHAVTGYFLLKDFEDLENVGRVIKYHHLHWKRGKGKYYEKEEVPIESHIVHLADRISVAIDQEKEIIGQVNKINTIIEKNSDTMFHPELVKIFQRIKSKESFWLDVVSPSIDDRLRKMWAECNLQLDLEKLLQITKVFARITDFRSRFTSIHSSGVAAVAKALAKELQWSEADCKKIEIAGYLHDLGKLAIPNEILMKPDRLTDEEYNIIKSHAYYSYHLLDEIDGLQDINTYASYHHERLDGNGYPFHIIGDALEEGARIMAVADVFTAITEDRPYRKGMSCEKTLDVLADMEKSFALDGRIVELIRLNFEEMNHIRSLAQQRASIEYESFAQEVATAGEKYHE; encoded by the coding sequence ATGAATAAAAAAGATTTAGATATATCTCTTTTAGATTTAACTTTGATGGTATCCAATGCTATTGACTTAATAAGTCCTGTTTTAAACAATCATCATAAGCAAGTGGCTTACATTGCCTACAATATAGGTAAAGAGCTGGAGTTATCCAATAAAAATCGTAATGAACTTGTAATAGCTAGTTTATTGCATGACATTGGATGTTTGAATCTAGGGGATAGAATTAGTGCTTTAGAGTTTGAGAGTGAGAATGCTTATCGACATGCGGTTACTGGATATTTTTTACTAAAGGACTTTGAAGATCTTGAAAATGTAGGAAGAGTAATAAAATATCATCATTTGCATTGGAAGAGGGGTAAGGGGAAATATTATGAAAAAGAAGAAGTGCCTATTGAAAGTCATATCGTACATTTAGCAGATCGTATTTCTGTAGCTATTGACCAAGAAAAAGAAATTATAGGTCAAGTCAATAAAATCAATACTATCATTGAGAAAAATAGTGACACAATGTTTCATCCAGAACTGGTCAAAATCTTTCAAAGAATAAAGTCAAAGGAAAGTTTTTGGTTAGATGTCGTTTCCCCATCTATTGACGATAGACTACGAAAAATGTGGGCAGAATGTAACTTACAGTTAGATTTAGAGAAGCTATTACAAATCACAAAGGTCTTTGCACGTATTACAGATTTTCGAAGTAGATTTACTTCTATTCATAGTAGTGGTGTAGCAGCAGTGGCAAAGGCTTTAGCTAAAGAGCTTCAATGGTCGGAAGCAGATTGCAAAAAAATTGAAATTGCTGGATATTTGCATGATTTAGGAAAGTTGGCTATACCTAACGAAATCTTAATGAAGCCCGATAGACTTACAGATGAAGAATATAATATTATCAAGTCTCACGCTTACTATAGTTATCATTTATTAGATGAAATCGATGGATTACAGGATATTAATACCTATGCCTCTTATCACCATGAACGCCTAGATGGTAATGGTTACCCTTTTCATATTATAGGAGATGCTTTAGAAGAAGGTGCTAGAATTATGGCAGTAGCAGATGTATTCACTGCAATAACAGAAGACAGACCCTATAGAAAAGGCATGTCATGTGAGAAAACATTAGATGTTCTGGCAGATATGGAGAAATCCTTCGCATTGGACGGCAGAATAGTAGAATTGATTAGACTAAACTTTGAAGAAATGAATCATATAAGAAGTTTAGCACAGCAGCGGGCATCCATAGAGTATGAAAGTTTTGCACAGGAAGTGGCCACAGCAGGAGAGAAATACCATGAATAA
- the tyrS gene encoding tyrosine--tRNA ligase, translated as MQNIFDVLKERGYIEQATHPEELRELLGKESTTFYIGFDATADSLTLGHFLQIMVMMHMQRAGHRPIVLLGGGTTMVGDPSGRSDMRQMLTKEIITKNAERFKDQISKFLDFEDGKAIIENNADWLLELNYVDFLREVGRHFSVNRMLTAECYKSRLEDGLTFFEFNYMLMQAYDFLELYRRHNCKMQLGGNDQWSNILAGYELVRRVDGDSVYAMTFKLLTTSEGKKMGKTQAGTIWLDANKTSPYEFYQYLRNVDDKDVEKTLALLTFLPMEEVRRLGALEGAQINKAKEVLAYEVTKIVHGEEEAKKAQEAAKSLFGGGVVSESMPTTEMDKARFDEGIDILTLLIETGLIASKSEGRRLVQQGGISVEDHKIEDLNHILTTNDFQEGKIIVKKGKKVYHQVKLV; from the coding sequence ATGCAGAATATCTTTGATGTATTAAAAGAAAGAGGGTATATAGAACAAGCAACCCACCCGGAAGAACTAAGGGAACTATTAGGTAAGGAATCTACAACCTTTTATATAGGCTTTGATGCAACCGCTGACAGTTTAACACTTGGTCACTTTCTACAAATTATGGTAATGATGCATATGCAAAGAGCTGGTCATAGACCCATTGTCTTATTAGGTGGAGGAACCACAATGGTAGGAGATCCTTCTGGTAGAAGTGATATGAGGCAGATGCTGACAAAAGAAATCATTACTAAAAATGCTGAGAGGTTTAAAGATCAAATCTCTAAGTTCTTAGACTTTGAAGATGGTAAGGCTATTATAGAAAACAATGCAGACTGGTTATTGGAGTTAAACTATGTTGACTTCTTAAGAGAAGTGGGAAGACATTTTTCAGTGAATAGAATGCTTACAGCAGAATGTTATAAAAGCAGATTAGAAGATGGTTTGACGTTTTTTGAATTTAACTATATGTTAATGCAAGCCTACGACTTTTTAGAATTATACCGCAGGCATAATTGTAAAATGCAGTTGGGTGGCAATGATCAATGGTCTAATATTTTAGCAGGTTATGAATTGGTTCGTAGAGTGGATGGAGATTCAGTGTATGCCATGACATTTAAATTACTTACCACCAGTGAAGGCAAAAAAATGGGTAAAACACAAGCAGGTACCATATGGTTAGATGCCAATAAAACTTCTCCCTATGAGTTTTATCAGTACTTAAGAAATGTTGATGATAAAGACGTAGAAAAGACTTTAGCTTTATTAACCTTCCTGCCGATGGAGGAAGTAAGAAGACTTGGTGCATTAGAAGGTGCCCAGATCAATAAGGCTAAAGAAGTCTTAGCTTATGAAGTTACGAAAATAGTACATGGAGAAGAAGAAGCTAAGAAGGCTCAAGAGGCGGCTAAGTCGCTATTTGGTGGAGGTGTTGTGTCGGAGTCAATGCCCACTACAGAGATGGACAAAGCTAGATTTGATGAGGGAATAGACATTTTAACCCTGCTAATAGAAACTGGTTTAATCGCATCAAAGTCAGAGGGAAGACGTCTTGTACAGCAGGGAGGAATCAGTGTAGAAGATCATAAGATAGAAGACCTGAATCACATCCTTACTACAAATGATTTTCAAGAAGGCAAGATTATTGTAAAAAAAGGGAAAAAAGTATATCACCAAGTAAAATTGGTTTAA
- a CDS encoding glycoside hydrolase family 3 protein: MNKKLFLMLFLLWNGFYLIACQSSTTTIVLVENAVEVSRDEEKNSTDEKASYIEEYIRNMTIEEKVGQVLMPDFRYDAKNRPLTILDENTRNKISNYHLGGVIFFSQNIDTIEQTQRLIEDMQQVSKTPLFIAVDEEGGIVSRLNSSPKMPATKLPNNKVLGDTEDLELAYRVGRLLGKELASLGFNMNLAPVADVNTNPRNPVIGERSFGNDPYRVGEMVAQVVKGIQDENISAVVKHFPGHGDTSLDTHKGAVILPHDIARLEAVEFVPFKKGIEAEVDGVMLGHLQVPSITSNSLPATFSEKIIMDILRKDLKHEKLVITDALEMEAITKYWGPEEAAVLAFQAGADILLMPSSLEKAYEGLLKAIKEGIITEERLEESIRRILTVKYDRGILIEQRSSLDPQEVLGCDEHQQVVKDILKYHKR; encoded by the coding sequence ATGAATAAAAAACTCTTTCTTATGCTTTTTTTACTGTGGAACGGGTTTTATTTAATAGCCTGCCAAAGTAGTACAACCACAATTGTCTTAGTAGAAAACGCTGTAGAAGTATCTCGTGATGAAGAGAAAAATTCAACTGATGAAAAAGCTTCTTATATCGAAGAATATATAAGAAACATGACCATTGAAGAAAAAGTGGGACAAGTGCTTATGCCTGATTTTCGATATGATGCAAAGAATAGACCCCTGACCATTTTAGACGAGAATACAAGAAATAAAATCTCCAACTATCACTTAGGGGGTGTGATATTTTTTTCTCAAAACATAGACACAATAGAACAGACCCAACGCTTAATTGAAGATATGCAGCAAGTAAGCAAAACACCTTTATTTATAGCTGTTGATGAAGAAGGTGGCATTGTCAGTAGATTGAATAGCAGTCCTAAGATGCCTGCAACAAAGTTACCAAATAACAAAGTGCTAGGAGACACAGAGGATCTGGAGCTTGCTTATAGAGTAGGAAGATTACTAGGAAAAGAACTAGCCTCTCTAGGGTTTAATATGAACTTAGCCCCTGTAGCAGATGTCAATACAAATCCAAGAAACCCTGTAATTGGAGAACGTTCCTTCGGCAATGACCCTTATAGAGTAGGAGAAATGGTAGCACAAGTGGTAAAAGGGATACAAGATGAAAATATTAGTGCTGTTGTCAAGCATTTCCCGGGACATGGGGATACTTCATTAGATACCCATAAAGGTGCTGTGATTCTTCCACACGATATAGCAAGATTAGAGGCAGTGGAATTTGTACCCTTTAAAAAGGGGATTGAAGCAGAGGTGGATGGGGTAATGTTGGGACATTTGCAGGTGCCTTCCATCACTTCAAACTCTTTGCCAGCCACATTTTCAGAAAAAATAATAATGGACATACTGAGAAAAGACTTAAAACATGAAAAATTGGTGATTACAGATGCATTAGAAATGGAGGCCATTACAAAATATTGGGGACCAGAAGAAGCAGCAGTTCTAGCTTTTCAGGCAGGTGCTGATATTTTACTCATGCCATCCTCTCTTGAAAAGGCCTATGAAGGCTTATTGAAAGCTATTAAAGAAGGAATAATAACGGAGGAAAGGTTGGAGGAATCTATAAGAAGAATTTTAACTGTTAAGTATGACCGAGGAATTTTAATTGAGCAAAGAAGTTCACTAGATCCTCAAGAAGTTTTAGGATGCGATGAACATCAGCAAGTGGTTAAAGACATCTTAAAATATCATAAGCGTTAA